Proteins found in one bacterium genomic segment:
- a CDS encoding DUF6496 domain-containing protein, with translation MVRYGKVAQAKVARALHEEKRGELRSGRSGRKVTSRKQAIAIGLSEARKRGAKVPPAPTRGRTRTRPRSR, from the coding sequence ATGGTGAGGTACGGGAAGGTCGCCCAAGCGAAGGTCGCGCGCGCCCTTCACGAAGAGAAACGAGGCGAGCTTCGCAGCGGCCGATCGGGGAGGAAAGTCACGAGCCGAAAACAAGCGATCGCGATTGGACTCTCTGAGGCGCGCAAGCGCGGCGCGAAGGTGCCCCCTGCCCCGACACGCGGCCGGACGCGCACGCGTCCGCGAAGTCGCTAG
- the lipB gene encoding lipoyl(octanoyl) transferase LipB has protein sequence MAYGEAWALQRTVLAARQAEQVPDVVLSVEHPPVITVGRAGRTSNILASTDLLGAHGIEVHHIERGGDVTYHGPGQLVGYPILNLRALDEDVVRYVRLLEATLIASLAAWEIVAERLRGFPGVWVTGAKIAAIGVAVKRRVTMHGFALNVDPALLHFELINPCGLNKPVTSMTRVLGRPITLDEVRPVVARTFGEMFQIAFEPMSVGELWARLGAPTAPV, from the coding sequence GTGCCGGACGTGGTGCTCAGCGTGGAGCACCCGCCCGTCATCACGGTGGGCCGCGCGGGCCGCACGTCGAACATTCTCGCATCAACGGATCTCCTCGGGGCGCACGGCATTGAGGTGCACCACATCGAACGCGGCGGGGACGTCACGTACCATGGGCCGGGTCAGCTCGTTGGGTATCCGATCCTGAACCTGCGCGCGCTCGACGAGGACGTGGTCAGGTACGTGCGGTTGCTCGAGGCGACGCTAATCGCGTCGCTCGCCGCGTGGGAGATCGTCGCGGAACGGCTGCGCGGGTTTCCCGGCGTCTGGGTCACCGGGGCAAAGATCGCCGCGATCGGTGTGGCGGTGAAGCGCCGTGTGACGATGCACGGGTTCGCATTGAACGTGGATCCGGCGCTGTTGCACTTCGAGTTGATCAACCCGTGCGGGCTCAACAAGCCGGTGACCTCGATGACGCGCGTCCTCGGGCGTCCGATCACGCTCGACGAGGTGCGGCCCGTGGTGGCACGGACATTCGGCGAAATGTTCCAGATCGCGTTCGAACCTATGTCGGTCGGCGAACTGTGGGCCCGGCTCGGCGCCCCGACCGCGCCGGTCTAG
- a CDS encoding succinylglutamate desuccinylase/aspartoacylase family protein: MAGQTLVVGSAEAAPGTKATGYLDVPGTPIRMPVVVVNGAALGPRLSITAGVHGGEYPGIEAAIRTAVTLDPKEVRGQVVVVPIVDVPSFQGRNIYICPLDGKNPNRVFPGNPEGTASDRLAYTLFTDVIARGQFYVDLHGGDINEALLPFTILLDSGAADVDAAALDLARVYGIRYVVRGRVSGGTYSAAAQQRIPAILTEAGGQGLLQPEALEIHLRGLRNVLRHLKITPGAPESVEPITELTEMHWVRSSHAGLFYPEIAPGDRVTKGQRVGETRDYFGASLAEITAPATGVVLFTVTTPATNPSDPMFAVGAPA; encoded by the coding sequence ATGGCGGGACAGACGCTTGTGGTGGGGTCCGCGGAGGCGGCGCCGGGGACGAAGGCGACCGGGTACCTGGATGTTCCGGGCACGCCGATCCGCATGCCGGTCGTTGTCGTAAACGGCGCGGCGCTCGGGCCGCGTCTCAGCATTACCGCAGGAGTGCACGGTGGTGAGTATCCCGGGATCGAGGCCGCGATTCGTACGGCCGTCACGCTCGATCCGAAGGAGGTACGCGGCCAGGTGGTCGTGGTCCCCATCGTCGATGTGCCGTCCTTCCAAGGACGCAACATCTACATCTGCCCGCTCGACGGGAAAAATCCCAACCGCGTGTTCCCGGGCAACCCGGAGGGGACCGCGAGCGACCGTCTCGCGTACACCCTGTTCACCGACGTGATCGCCCGCGGGCAGTTCTACGTGGACCTGCACGGTGGCGACATCAACGAGGCGCTGCTGCCGTTTACGATTCTACTCGACTCCGGAGCGGCGGACGTCGACGCCGCGGCGCTCGATCTCGCGCGCGTGTACGGCATCAGGTACGTCGTCCGCGGGCGCGTGTCCGGCGGGACGTACTCGGCGGCGGCGCAGCAGCGGATTCCCGCAATTCTCACGGAGGCGGGTGGGCAGGGGTTGTTGCAGCCGGAGGCGTTGGAGATCCACCTGCGCGGTCTTCGAAACGTCCTGCGGCATCTCAAGATCACGCCCGGCGCGCCGGAGTCGGTGGAGCCGATCACCGAGCTGACCGAGATGCACTGGGTCCGATCCTCGCACGCCGGCCTGTTCTATCCCGAGATCGCCCCCGGGGACCGCGTGACGAAAGGACAGCGCGTCGGGGAGACGCGAGATTACTTTGGAGCGAGCCTCGCCGAGATTACCGCCCCGGCGACGGGTGTGGTGCTGTTTACGGTGACGACCCCGGCGACCAACCCGTCGGACCCCATGTTCGCCGTCGGCGCGCCGGCGTAA